From Bacteroidota bacterium, the proteins below share one genomic window:
- a CDS encoding copper chaperone, with product LALKGVNSAVWDVKKKVIHVSFNKDKVDLIEIHKAIAASGYDTELETAPIASYDKLAPCCKYTKD from the coding sequence CACTTGCTTTAAAAGGAGTTAATTCAGCAGTGTGGGATGTAAAGAAAAAAGTAATTCATGTTTCATTTAATAAGGATAAAGTTGACTTAATCGAAATACATAAAGCAATTGCCGCTTCTGGTTATGATACGGAATTAGAAACAGCCCCCATAGCTTCTTATGATAAGTTAGCTCCTTGTTGTAAGTATACAAAAGATT